TGCGTCGAATTCGTAAGGCGTGCTATGAAAGAAGAACTGCGCTGGTCAATGCGATTCAACAATACCTTGCTGATAAAATGATTGTGCAGTCTTCTGACTCTGGTGTTCATATTGTGTGCTGGCTACAAAACGGATTGACTGGAAATGAAGTCGAGGAGCAAGCCAGATTACTTGGGATGGGAATACTATCACTGAGTCGTTATTACCAGGGGGATGTCTCACGACAAGGGATTTTGATTGGTTTTGCAAATCATCCGGCAGAGGCAATTGTTGATGGGATACGTCGTCTGGCTCAGGTTATTTAAATAATAATTAAACTTGGCTCTCATCATTAATGCAGTAAATACGTTTCTTGCGCGACGTGTAAAAATACAGTGCCTGTTTTTTGTACAATTAAACAGTGTGGATCCGTCAAAAACACGCATTGTGGTTCTTTTGGTCTGGTTAGTTTGATCATACTCTGCGCGGGTTTAGTCCTGTTTTGTAAGAGGTACGGATATGTCGGGCAGCTTTAATCAATTCCATCAACCCGTAGGTCAGTCTTTGTCTGACTGGAAAGGCGCACTCTTTCCAGAGGCTCAGCAAATGGCAGGTCGCTATTGCAAGCTTGAACGTATTAACGCCGAACGCCATGCAAAAGATCTGTATGAAGCCTACTGCGAAGCAAGTGATTGTCGTGACTGGACCTATCTGGCGGTCGGGCCATTTGAAACGTTTGACGCCTTTCTGCTTTATTTAAAAAAGATGGAAGAACAGACGGATCCGATGCATTTTGCCGTGATCGATCTAGCCAGTATGAAACCTGTTGGTACATTTGCACTGATGCGTATTGATCCCGCAAATGGTGTGATTGAGGTAGGGCATGTTTCTTACTCCGTACGCATGAAACGCACACGAATTTCAACGGAAGTCATATCATT
The Citrobacter arsenatis DNA segment above includes these coding regions:
- a CDS encoding GNAT family N-acetyltransferase, with product MSGSFNQFHQPVGQSLSDWKGALFPEAQQMAGRYCKLERINAERHAKDLYEAYCEASDCRDWTYLAVGPFETFDAFLLYLKKMEEQTDPMHFAVIDLASMKPVGTFALMRIDPANGVIEVGHVSYSVRMKRTRISTEVISLLLKYVFEDLGYRRFEWKCDALNAPSRRAAERFGFSFEGIFRQAIVTRGRNRDTAWYSIIDGEYPTLRPAYDLWLDERNFDNQGRQIKRLGELMERA